TTGAATGGGAAAAAAATAATTCTATTATCTTTCATATTATAAAGAGTCACTATATATAAAGCAATAGAAGCCTAGAAATAATGAATGATCTAGATGTCTAAATACAATGAACCATCTAGATACAATCAACCACTGATCTCCTAATTGACATAATTCCCAAACAAGATTATATACCATATTATACACCAGATTATATACCATAATGAACCCAAGATTATATACCATAATGTACACTAGATTATATACCATAATGATTAATATGATTATGCTAACACTCCTCCACAAACTCAAGTAGTCACATAAGATGACAACTTGAGTTTGATATATAATTCTCTAAATCGATCGAAAGGATGAGATTTGGTGAAGATATCTGTAGTTTGATCCCCAAAGAGAATATACTGAAGATGAACCATACGACGAATAATTTCACCATGAATAAAGTGACAGTCGGTCtcaatatgtttggtgcactcaTGGTAGACATCATTGTAGGCAATCTCAATAGCACTACAATTATCACAATGAAGAATAGTGGGACAATCATGAACCACACCCATATCAGTGAAAAGCCACCGAAACCAAACCAACTCCCCACTGTATCAGCAAAGACTCGATATTCCACCTCGGCACTAGTATGGACAACCTTCGTTTGTTTCTTACTCCATCAGGAGATAAGAGAGGTgctcaagaagaaacaaaaactaGTGACAGATTTTTAGTCAACAAGATCACCAATCCAATCAACATCAGATTAGATAACAAGCATAGGTGGAGATTGGGTAAAGTAATGAAGACCATAGTGTAGGGTGCCTCATACAAATAAAGAATTTGAAGGACAGTAGCATAATAAGGAGTATAAGGGGTAGCAAGGAATTGACTAACTGAATGAACTGCATATGCAATATCAGGACGGATGACAATAAAATATACCAGTCCTCTAACCAGCCGGTGATATTGAGGAGAGTCAGAAAAAGGTATCCAATCGTAGAGTTGAGATGACTATATGGTTCAAATGGAGTGGAGACAGCCTTGGTGTCGGTGATGCCAGCATGAGTGAAAAGATCAGAGGTATACTTGATTTGAGAGAGAGAATAACCAAGGAGAGGATGCAAGGagacttgagaagaagatgatggaGACTCGAGGGACTTAGGACGAAAAGGATCAAGGAGATGGGAAGTGAAGTAAGGAGGGGAATAAATGGTCGACGGGTAGAACTGGGACAGTAAAGCAAACGTCACATGTTTTCAGAAAATAACATGATGAGAGATACGAAGATGCTGTGACATAGAATCCCAACAGTGATAGCCCTTATGCTCACGATAGCCCAGGAAGCAATAGAGACAAGAGCGACTCTGAAGCTTATTGCACTCATAGGCATGAAGAAGGACAAAACAGACACAACCAAAGATCCGAAATGTAGAACATTCAGGGGCTCGACCATGGAGATGCTCATACAAAGATTAATGAGCAATGATGGAGAAGGGAAGGTGATTAATAGTATAGATGGCATTGAGTGTAGCCTCACCCCATAATCATTCAGGACAAAAGGTAGAGAGGAGTAGAGCACGAGTAATATCGAGAATGTGGCGATGCTTGTGCTCTGCCTAGCTACCATTCTATGCAGAGGTGCCTGGATAAGAATACTGAGAAAAGACGCCATATTGGCGTGAGAGATAAAGGAAGGAGGAGTCTCTATATTCCATAGCATTGTCGGAATGGAGGTGTTTGACGCAACAAAAGAATTGCGTGTGAACCATgaccataaaatcaaaaatatctaagacAGTAGACATAACAGTGGAAAGAGATTGATGTATCAAGTTGGGATTTGTATTGGACAAAGAGTGCTTGTAGATCTATCAAAAAAAAGAGTGACTTATGAAGATAGAGAGGGCTCATCAGTGGCAGCAGCAACAGTAGGGGCCTTGGAGGCAGATGGAGCATGTGATCTTGGAGCCGCCCAGGAGGGGTTTAGGGCCAGAAGGCCAAGCAAGAGGAGTCTtcgaacattcattttgatagtACCCAGGGCCAATCTTATAACAGTGGTGACACTTGCGAGTAGGACAGGCTTAGAGAGTGTGGCCGGTCTCTTTGCAATAGCCGTACTTAGAAGGCCTAGAGGAAGAGCAGGGGCCATGTGTAAGGGCCACCATATCATGAACAGGTGCAGCAAGTAAAGATTAGTAGGACGGGCTCGAGAAGTACCAAGACATGTACGTCTTCTCTGATAAAAGTTCAGTATTAGTAGTCTCCAAGATGGGGAGAGGGCTGCGGTTGAGTAAAGATGCTCAAACCGGCTCAGTCATTAGAAAGCACTATCAAGAAGTGAATAAGATGGTCCTACTCATAATATTGGAGAATAGTACAAATATCATCTTTGGATAAAGCCAGATCAAGTTGAGCCCAAAGAGAATGAATCTCAGCAAGAGAAGCATTAATAGTTTGACTGAATGCTTGGTGAAGATGATGAAGAATTCAACAAAGCTGACAACGATGAGACAGACCAATGGTGAAAAAATGAGCAGCAAAAAAAATCCCATACTGCTTTAGCTGTATCATAGGTGCCAACTTGGGTGCGAACAGTGAGCATGAAGGTGTTGCGAATCTATgtaatgattttatgatttgtTGCAACCCATTTCCTTTTGTGCTTAAGGAGTGCTGCATCGATTTTGTCCTTGAGTTGGATGAGTGCAAATTCATCACCAATGACATACTCCCATACTTGACATCTTTTGAGAAAACTGGATATCTCCTAACTCCAGAAGATATAGTTGGAGCCATTCGAAGAATGGTAGCAATATAAGGTGAGTGGGCTCAGACTTGTCCATAATATTGAAGTGAAGAAGAGACCACCAAGAGATTACGGAGGCAGAGGAGGAGAATGCCGTTGACGTGCCGATGGCCACATACAAAGGGAGAAAAATAAGGGGGGAGGAAACACCAATGACCATGCACAAAGGGATTGTTAATGGAGAAAACTCAATTATACAAGCTCTAATACGATGTAAGAATTGTAAcagagaataagagaaagagcgagagaaagcacaaaaaagaattgattgaatggaaaagaaaaatgattatataattttttgtgttaCAATGAACGATTTAGATATCTAGATACAATGAATTATTGATCTCCTAATTGATATTATTTTCAAATAAGATCATATACCATATTGTATACCAAATTATGTTCCATAATACCTAAGATTATATATCATAATGTACATCATATTATATACCATAATGATTAATGTGATTATGCTAATAAAAACCAAAAGAATAGAAGTTCGCCTTAATTAACACACTTCAGAAGAAAATCACACTCTTATTTATGCAGAGGAATACAGATACATCACCACATACAACATCCAATAGTCGCTGGCGGACAAGGaaactatatatatgtatatataataggACAACCTAGCCAAGGAAGTCTTTTATAGAAGCATTTTAATTAGAGGCGATCACACGACCATTTCCAACGGCGAGATGCTCAATGTGTTGGGACTCCAAATAATGTCGTTCTGGGGTTGGAACTGGCAGATGGGCACCGTCCCGGGCTTGACGTTGAGCACCTTGAAGGCGACGTGCTCGGGGTTGAATCCGGCCGTGTCGGTGTGGCATGCAGCCACCGCCTCCACCTTGGTCCCATCCTTCCCGACCATCGACACCTTGTACGCCTCCGCGCACGCCGTGTGGCAGTGGAACACAGCGTATGCATAATTCTCACTGTGGCAAACAACCAACTTAGAGGTAGGAAGCTTCTGCACTTTGGATATGGTGTAAACTTGTTTCGGTGGAGCCTTCCTGTCGACCGTCGTCGACAGGGCTTCGACGTTACGAGTCCCAAGGCTGGACGTGCTGAAATCCACCATGGACTCGACCGAGGTGGCGCAGTATCTGATCTCTCCGTCAATCGCCGGCTCCTCGCACTCCAGAAGGATCTTCTTCATGGTCTCGGCTTGGACGGAGTCGGGCGCGATGGAGAGGCGGGAAAGGATCTCCGGGAGCTTCGCGGAGGAGAAGGGGATGGAGTCGGCGAGTTCGCGTGGAAGAAGGGTGGCGCCGGTGGTGGTCCGGGTGAAGTGGAACGTCATATTGGCGCCAGGGTGCAAGTCCTTCTCTAGGAAGAAGACGGTTACGGAGGGATCCTGGATTTGGCTCTGCGTAGCGGCGTAACGGAAGAAGGCACAAACAGAGTCCATGTCATCAACGAACACACCTACAATTCATCAAATAGGAATTACTTTTGTCATTCACGTCAATTACAAGCTTGAAGATGGGTAATCCATAATCAAATGATTTAGGTTAAAGAAGAGGGTACAGCTAGCTAGCAGGAATTGTTAATGAGGCATGTAATCAGGGTTCGTCTTGGTTGGATTTTTATAGTTCCAGAGCTTGAGCCAGCCTTGTTAACTTCAAGCAGAGCTCATATAATACTTATTAATCTTCACCGTTAGACACCAGTTTACATTTCAACAAAAAAAACTGTACTTAGACACCAGTTTAACGGCTGTCATAATATTTATTGGTCGTCTAAGCGCTTCTTTTATATTTCTGCTCTAGGAAAATTAATGTTAATAAACACTCCACAGTAAGATTGGTAATTGGTAGTGGTATGACACAAGTAGCTTGAAAATAATATACTTTTTTACTAACTAATAAATAAAAGATAGTTTCATAAGAATACATAAATATAAAAGAGTTAATCAGGTCAGGCTACAGTCAGACATGCATTTCTTGATCTCAGCTGAAATTATTTTGGGCTATGATCTCAGGCTCATTAGTTCATCGAGGCTAGCTCTTGTCAATCAATGGCAATTTTATCGTCAGTAGAATTATGTACCAGAACGTATCACATGGCGGATGGCACTTGGTATGGGAGTGTTGGGCAAGACCGAGTTCCAGTAGACATCTGCAGGCAAAGCAGCATGACATGCTCCAACTGCAAGCTAAAACAAAATTTTGTTCCCTTGATTAGAATGTTATAGATGAAGTATGAATTTGACAAGAAGGGAACAGAGCTTTTACGCTCACCGCAAAGATAGAAAGAAAAGCTAGGAAAAGAGCCATGGATGAGGAAACCGAGAGTCGAGCACCGAAGCAGGGAAGGCAGCGAAGCTGGTGTACATTGAACGGCAATTTGGGGAAGGATTTGTAGGGGAGTCCGGGCGCTCATCACCTCCCAGAACAACAATCATTGCACTGCCCGAGATCCAATTATTTTGCTGCCCGGGTGTCCTTGCTCCTATCGTTGCTGTTTTTAATTGGATGGCGCGCATGGAGCGTTAATCACGTGGCAAGCATTTATATATTCGCGGCTCGGCTGCCCTTGGTCCCATGATCGCTGCCGACAGGCGTTATGTGAAGTGATAAACACATGGATATATATTAGGTTCTTGTTCCCAGGTCTACAGTCTCCTGAAGCAGCAGTCCCAGCGCCGAACTTCGTGCGTGCACGGGGATGAGCCGCATGCTGTCTGGTGGCGGTCTTGTATAGAGGCACCGTACCTTattttacctcaaaaaaaaaaaaaaaaaaaacaaaacaaaacaaaacaacacaatgttctcataaaaaaaaaaaggcaaaagatATCTGTGGGCCTCCCATGTTGTCATAATTCAAGTTTGATCATGAGTTTTACAATGGTGGCTGTTTAGGATGAGGGGATCGATGTGGACCCCATGTATGAATTTAGCACGTATATATTTGCTATTAAGTTTTCaatacatttttttatttt
The sequence above is a segment of the Elaeis guineensis isolate ETL-2024a chromosome 7, EG11, whole genome shotgun sequence genome. Coding sequences within it:
- the LOC140851014 gene encoding BURP domain-containing protein 6-like isoform X1, producing the protein MSARTPLQILPQIAVQCTPASLPSLLRCSTLGFLIHGSFPSFSFYLCVGACHAALPADVYWNSVLPNTPIPSAIRHVIRSGVFVDDMDSVCAFFRYAATQSQIQDPSVTVFFLEKDLHPGANMTFHFTRTTTGATLLPRELADSIPFSSAKLPEILSRLSIAPDSVQAETMKKILLECEEPAIDGEIRYCATSVESMVDFSTSSLGTRNVEALSTTVDRKAPPKQVYTISKVQKLPTSKLVVCHSENYAYAVFHCHTACAEAYKVSMVGKDGTKVEAVAACHTDTAGFNPEHVAFKVLNVKPGTVPICQFQPQNDIIWSPNTLSISPLEMVV
- the LOC140851014 gene encoding BURP domain-containing protein 6-like isoform X2 — encoded protein: MALFLAFLSIFALAVGACHAALPADVYWNSVLPNTPIPSAIRHVIRSGVFVDDMDSVCAFFRYAATQSQIQDPSVTVFFLEKDLHPGANMTFHFTRTTTGATLLPRELADSIPFSSAKLPEILSRLSIAPDSVQAETMKKILLECEEPAIDGEIRYCATSVESMVDFSTSSLGTRNVEALSTTVDRKAPPKQVYTISKVQKLPTSKLVVCHSENYAYAVFHCHTACAEAYKVSMVGKDGTKVEAVAACHTDTAGFNPEHVAFKVLNVKPGTVPICQFQPQNDIIWSPNTLSISPLEMVV